CTCGCCGCCGATGCGGGTGTGGAAGACGCCGCCCGCCTCGCCGAAATACTGCGCGGCGGCAAGCTCGGAGGAAAAGCGCGCCAGCGACTGGCCGACGAAGCGCGCGGCCGCCAGCGAGGCGCCGAAGACGCGGCCCTCCTCCTCGACGAAGAGCACGATGCCGCCCGGCTGCATGCGGTCCTGCGGCAGGTTGAGCGAGAGCGCGGCCTCGACGGCCATGCGGTCGGAATTCGCCAGGCTTTCGGCCAGCGTGCCCGAAAAGACCGCGCCGACGGCCATCGCCGTCAGCGAGGTCGTGTCGCGCACGCTCGCATCCATACGGTCATGCTCGGCGATGATGCCGACCATGCGCGAAATGCCGACCACGAAGAGGAAGGCGATGATCAGGATCGGTATAGACCGTTTCAGCACGGGCTCAGCCCGCGTCAGACGCCGTGCGGCAGGCCCGGCGAAGATCTTCGCCTGCCCCGTCGTCTCGTCTTCCCAGGCCGCCATTCCCGGGAATCTGAGACGAGTCCATCCGCCGGCTGCGCGTCCTCGTTGCGCGTCCGCCATAGTCATAAACCTTGTAACCCTCTCGTGATTCGGCGCGCCGCTCGCCCGAATCTGCCCTAATGAATCAATTGTGATTCGGCTTGTCCATAGAAAAAGGTAAAAGTTTTTTAACCATTTCTCATAGTTGGGAAATTGCACTTGCCGGGCATGGCTTTACGCTTGGCGCGCCCGTCGCGGTCCCGCGTCCGTCTCGCGCCATTCCTTCAGCATCGCGGCGCGGCGGCGGGGAAAGCGCTCCTCCAGAAGCGCGATCGCCGCCATGCGCTCCGTACGGAAATGCCGGTAGCCCTGCCGCCATTCGCACCAGGCGACCAGCATGCGCGTCTCCTCGAAATAGCCGAGCGCGACCGGCCAGACCACGCGTTCGCTGCGTGCGCCCGACGCGTCGCAATAGGACAGCCGAAGCTTGCGCTCCCGGCGGATCGCCGCACGGATCACGGCAAGATCGACGATCTCGCCGTCGACGATCCTGCGCGGCCCGACCAGCAGCGCCGTGTTCTCCAGTTCCGCGGCAAGCTCGGCCGGCAGCACGGCGGAAATCTTGGCGAGCGCGTCCGTCGCCGCCTTGGTCACGGGCGCATCGGCGAATTTCTGCACCCAGCGGAAGCCGAGCACCAGCGCTTCCAGCTCGCCTTGCGAGAACATCAGCGGCGGCAGCATGAAACCGGGTCGCAGCACATAGCCGACGCCCGGCTCGCCCTCGATATCGGCGCCCTGCGCCTGCAGCGTGGCGATGTCGCGGTAGAGCGTGCGGATGCTGACGCCGAGCTCGCCGGCAAGCGTTGCGCCGCTCACCGGATGGCGGTGGCGGCGCAGAAGCTGGAGGAGCGCGAGCAGTCGTTCGGAGCGGGTCATGCGACGATACTGCCATTTTCTGGCAGTGGTGTCGCCTAGGATCGTCCCGTCAAAGCAACGAAAGGACGATCCCCATGATCTCTCCCAATCTCCTGATCCTCTATGTCGGGAACCCGGCGGCAAGCGGCCGCTTCTACGAGCAGCTTTTCGGCCGCGCACCGGTGGCCCAGTCGCCCGGCTTCGTCGCCTTCCGGTTCGAGAACGGCCTCGGTCTCGGCCTGTGGTCGACCAGCTCGCCGGAATTCGTCTCCTCGGGCACCGGCCATCGTTCCGAGATCGCCATCGTCGTCGATGACGACGCTGCGATCGACGCGCTGCACGAAACGTGGAAGGCGGCCGGCGTCGTCATCGAGCAGCCGCCGTTCACGGCCGTGTTCGGCCGCACCTTCGTCGCGCTGGACCCGGATGGCCACCGGATCCGCGTCTGCCCGCCGGACAAGTGAGCGAAGGGCTCAGCCCTTCAGCATGCGCTCCACGATGTCGGACACGTCGGAGGAGAGCTTTTCGCCCGCGGCGATGGTGCGCAGCGCGTTGCGGGCGTGGTCGGAGCGCACCTCCTCCAGCGCCCGCCAGGAGCGCATGGAGGTAAGGATGCGCGCGGCGAGCTGCGGGTTCTTCGGGTCGATCTCGAGGATCTGCTCGGCAAGGAACCGGTAGCCCGCGCCGTCCGCCCGGTTGAAGCCGGTCGGGTTGGAGAAGGCGAAGGTGCCGACAAGCGCGCGCACGCGGTTCGGGTTCGCCTTGTTGAAATGCGGGCTCGTCATCAGCGCCTTGACGCGTTCCAGCGCGCCGTCGCCGGGAATGGTCGACTGGATGGAGAACCATTTGTCGATGACCAGCGCATTGTCGGCAAAGCGGGCGCGGAAGGTCTCCAGCGCCGCCGCGGTTTCCGGCGCATCGGGGAAGCGGTGGGCGAGCACGGTCAGCGCCGCGCTGAGATCCGTCATGTTGTCGGCGCTTGCGAAGGCCTGTGCCGCGCGGGCCGGCGTGCCGTCGGAAACGGCGAGATAGGCGAGCGCCGCGTTGCGCAGCGCGCGCTGGCCGGCGCTTGCCGCATCCGGCGTGAAGGCGCCTTCGGTGCGGTTGGTGTCGAACAGCTTCGCGAAGGCGGCGGGATCGCGGTTCGCGACGAAGGCGAGCACGGCTTCGCGGCCGGTGCGGATGGCGTCCGGGTCGTTGTTGCTGCCGAGCTCGCGGGCGATGTCGGATTCGGAGGGCAGGGCCAGCGCCTGCGCGCGGAAGGCCGGCTCCAGCGCCTCGTCGCCGGCAATGGCGATCAGGGTATCGGCGAGAACCGCATTGGTTTCCACCGGCTCGCCCGCCCGCGCCTTGCGCGCAGCCTCGACGAGGTTCGGCAGGGCAAGATCGTTCAGCGCCTGCCAGCGGGAGAAGAGGTCGCTATCGTGGCGGGCGATCTGGGCGAGGTCGGCCGGAGCCTGCTCGAAATGCAGGTTGATCGGCGCGGAGAAGCTGCGGTTGAGCGAGACCACCGGGCGCGAGGCGATGCCGGAGAAGGTGACGGTCTGGCGGCGCTCCTTGAGGTGCAGCACGTCGCCGGTCACATCCGCGCCGCTGACGGCGCTGGGTGTGGCTTCCGACCCGTCAACCAGCAGCAGGCCGAAGCGCAGCGGAATGTGCATCGGCTCCTTGGTCGCCTGGCCGGGCGTCGGCGGGATCATCTGCTCCAGCGACAGGGTGAATTCGCCCTTCGCCTGGTCGTAGCTGCACGAGACGCTGACGAGCGGCGTGCCGGCCTGATGATACCAGAGCGAGAACTGCGAAAGGTCGACGCCGTTCGCGTCTTCGAAGCATTTGACGAAATCCTCGATCGTCGCGGCATCGCCGTCGTGCCGCTCGAAATAGAGGTCCATGCCCTTCTTGAAGCCGTCGGTCCCGACGATGGTCGCGATCATGCGCGTCACCTCGGAGCCCTTCTCGTAGACGGTCGTCGTGTAGAAGTTGTTGATCTCGCGGTATTTCGTCGGGCGCACCGGATGGGCGAGGGGGCCGGCATCCTCCGGGAACTGCTCCGACTTCAGGTGCCGCACCTCGGCGATGCGCTTGACGGCGCGCGAGCGCTGGTCGGCGGAGAATTCGTGGTCGCGGTAGACCGTCAGGCCTTCCTTCAGGCAGAGCTGGAACCAGTCACGGCAGGTGACGCGGTTGCCGGTCCAGTTGTGGAAATATTCGTGGGCGATGATCGCCTCGATATTCGCATAGTCCTGGTCGGTCGCGGTTTCCGGGTCGGCGAGGACGTATTTGTCGTTGAAGACGTTGAGCCCCTTGTTCTCCATGGCGCCCATGTTGAAGTCGGAGACGGCGACGATCATGAAGATGTCGAGGTCGTATTCGCGGCCGAACACCTCCTCGTCCCATTTCATCGAGCGCTTCAGCGCATCCATCGCATAGGCCGCGCGCAGCTCCTTGCCGTGCTCGACATAGATCTTCAGCGTCACCTCGCGGCCGGACATCGTCGTGAACGTGTCCTCGACCACGCCGAGATCGCCGGCAACGAGCGCGAAGAGATAGGAGGGCTTGGGATGCGGGTCGAACCAGGCGGCGAAATGCTTGCCTTCGCCGTAGCCCGCGCCGCCGAGGAAGTTGCCGTTGGAGAGCAGGAGCGGGCAGCTCGCCTTGTCGGCGATGATGTTGACCGTGTAGACGGCGAGCACGTCCGGTCGGTCGGGGAAATAGGTGATGCGGCGGAAGCCCTCGGCCTCGCACTGCGTGCAATAGACGCCGTTCGTGCGGTAGAGGCCCATGAGCTGGGTATTGGCCTCGGGATTGATCATCGTGGTGATCGTAATCTCGAAGGGCTCGCTCGCCGGCAGGTCGCGGATCGTCAGGCTGTCGGGCTTGGCGTCGTAGCGGGCGGCGTCCATCTCCATCTGGTCGAAGAGGAGGCCGGTCATGACCAGCTCGTCGCCGTCGAGGACGAGCGGCGCGGCAAGGTCGGCGCCTTCGCGGCGGTGGAAGATGAGGCGCGCCTCGACCTTGGTTTCCGTCGGGTCCAGTTCGAAGGTCAGATCGACGCGCTCGAGAACGAAGTCAGTCTGGCGATAGTCCGCCAGGTGGATGATCTGGCCGTTCTCTGTCCGCATGGATATGTCCTGCTCTATGCCGCCCGGCCCCTCGTGCCTGTGCATGGCGGAAGGAGCGCCGGGACGGTCTGCCCCCAAGTTCAACGAATTGATAGGACGATTGGCTTAACATCTCATTTCCAAGGGAAAGCTGAAATCACAAAATCGTGCCGTCCCGGCACAGCATTTCTTTGGTCCGGTCCGATCAAAATTATCCGCAATGTATCACGAGAATTCATCGTACCCGGCCAGCAATGCGGCTAGACTTGCGATCGTCTGAATCGGTTCTCCGATCATCCTCAGTTCCCGAAGCCACGGCCGGCCCGCCGTGACGAGTTCCCGCATGGACGTCCAGTCTCCCGATCCCATGAAGGGGATTTGCCTGAAGGTCGCCTCGGTGGTGACGTTCCTGTGCATGTCGACGCTCATCAAGGCAGCCGGCAAGGACATTCCGGCGGGCCAGATCACCTTCCTGCGCTCCGCCTTCGCCATGGTGCCGATCCTCGTCTTCCTCGGCCTGCACGGGCAGTTGCGCGACGCCTTCCGCACGAAGGACATTTTCGGGCATTTCAAGCGCGGCTTCGTCGGCATCCTCTCCATGGGCTTCGGCTTCTACGGGCTCGTGCACCTGCCCCTGCCGGAATCCATCGCGCTCGGCTATGCGCTGCCGCTCTTCACCGTCATGATCGCCGCCGTCTTCCTCAAGGAGCGCGTCGGCCTCTATCGCTGGACGGCCGTTCTCGTCGGCCTCGTCGGCGTCGCGATCATCAGCTGGCCGCGCCTCACGCTGTTCCGCAGCGGCGGCATGGGCTCGTCGGAGGCGATGGGCGTGCTCGCCATGCTGGCCTTCGGCGTGCTCGGCTCCTGCGCCATGGTGCTGGTGCGCAAGCTGGTGCAGACGGAGCGCACGCCGACCATCGTGATCTATTTCTCGCTCTTCGCCTCGCTCTTCTCGCTCGGCACGCTGCCCTTCGGCTGGATTGCGCTCGGTTGGCAATCGCTCGTCCTGATGGCGCTCGCCGGCTTCTGCGGCGGCATCGCGCAATTGCTGCTGACGTCGAGCTACCGCTATGCCGACGTCTCCACCATCGCGCCCTTCGAATATACGTCCATCGTGCTCGGCCTGGTCATCGGCTACGTCCTGTTCGGCGACGTGCCGACGCGCACCATGCTCCTCGGCACCGCCATCGTCGTCAGCGCCGGCATCTTCGTGATCTTTCGCGAGCATCGGCTCGACCTGAAGCGCCGCGCCGAATTGCGGCACAAGCTTCCTCAGGGCTGACGCCATTCCGGCGTCGTCGTATCCTCCACCAGTTCCTCGGGCACCGCATCCGGCTGGAGCGCCGCCGCCGCGGCATCGGCGGCGAGCGGCTGCGCCGCCATGGCCTGGAAATCCGTCTTGGCGACGAGGCCGTCGTTTTCCTCGCGCCGGCGGATGCGCCAGGCGGCATAGGCGCCGTAGAGCAGGAAATAGACGGCGAGCACCGCAAAGAGCGAACCGGGGCCGAAGCGATCCATGATGGGACCGACCATGATGGGGCCGGAGATCGTCCCGACGCCGTAGACGATCATCATGCCGGAGGAAACCTCGACATATTCGTCCGGCTGCGCCCGGTCGTTGGCATGGGCGACATTCAGCGCATAGATCGGGAAGATCACCGAGCCGACGCAGGCGGCGACGATATAGAGAAGGACCGGCGGCCCGCCGGCCACGAGCGCCATGACGAGGCAGGAGACCGTTCCCACCGCGCCGCAGGCGACCATGACGAGGCGGCGGTCCATCCGGTCGGAGGCCCGGCCGATCGGGATCTGCGAGAGGGAGCTGCCGATGAGCACCGAGGCGAGCAGCGTCGCGCCCTCGGCGGTCGTCAGCCCGCTGCGCTGCGTGAAGACGCCGCCGAGATTGAGCCAGGCGCCGGAGAGCGCGCCGGCGAGGAACGCCCCGACCACGGCGACGGGCGAGCGGCGATAGAGCGTCGGAACGTTGAAGCGCACCTGCGTCGGCGCCGCCGGCAGCGGCGAGGAGGTGAGGGCGGTCGGCAGCAGCGCGACCGAGAAGATGATGCCGCAGAGGATGAAGAGCGTCGTGTTGGACGGATCGCCGAGCGGCACGAGATATTGCCCGCCGATCGTGCCGACCATGGTCGTGATCAGGTAGATCGAGAAGACCGAGCCGCGATTGTCGTTGGTCACCTTCTCGTTCAGCCAGCTTTCGATGATGAGATAGCTGCCGGAAATGGCGAAGCCCGATATGGCGCGGAACAGCATCCAGGCCGGCCAGTCCACGACGAGCGCGCAGAGCAGGATGGCGATGGCGAGCATCGTGGTCAGCGCGACGAACACCCGCACATGGCCGACAAGCAGCACGAATTTCGGTGTGACGATGCAGGAGAGCGTGAAGCCGATCGTGTAGCCCGTCGCGATCATCGAGATCGTCTGCGTCGACCAGCCTTCCGCGACCGCGCGCACCGGCACGACATAGCTCTGGAGGCCGAAGGCCACCATCATCAGGAGGGTGGACAGCATCAGGCTGAGGATCGGCACGAGGCTCGCCAGCATGGGGGCTCCGGAAAAGGCGGGATGCGTTCGCTTGCGACTGTTGCTCTATTGCGCCGCCCGCGCGCTGTCCACTGCGACAACGGCTGGCGTAAAGAGATGGTCATGAAAAGGAGAGGGTTGCAACTTCCCGGAAGGGTCGTACTGAAAGGAAGCGTCGGGCAAATGCCCGGCAAAAAGAAAGAAGGTGAGACGTTTGAAAATCCGGCTTACGCCGGTCATCAGATCCAGGACTTGGCGCTTCACCCTGACGACCAGCCAAGAAACGGGAACCGGCCTTCGGCCCGGTCTCCACCGGAGGAGAGGTGTCTCACCTCCTCACGATGGCGATCATATCGCGGCCCGGGGGCCGCTTTCAAAGCGGCCTCAGTTGGGCAGGAAGGCCTTGAGCGGATCGCGGCGCTGCACGGCGTCGCGGGGCAGGGAAGCGAGCACCGAATATTCCCGCGCGGCGTTCACGGCGGCGCGGATATCGGCGATATCGGACATCAGCTTGCGGATCGTGGCCATGGCTTGCTCCTGCGGTCGTCTGGAGAGGGCATGGACGCGCCCTCGCATTCGCTCAGCGCGTGATGAACTCGGAGAAGAGCTGGGCGGGGCGGTTGATGCGGGCAAAGCCGGCGGCCGTGAGCTGCTCGTTGGCCGGGGCAGCGATGCCGCCGAAGCCGCGGCCGGCGCGAAGACCGGAATGGCGGAGCGTCTCGAAGCTCGAATGAATGGGCCGAAAACGGGCGGTCATGGGTCGATTCCTTAAATCCTGTCCTCCCGTTTGTTTATATTGCACCGCAACATTGATTTCGCAATGCGACATTCTGCCCGGCAGATATGTGCAATTCGCATGGCTGCTGAAATATTTTGTTCATGCTTGAGGCAGATTCGCGGCAAGGCGCTTGAGGGTTGGCAGGAGGTTGCGGCCAAGTCCTTGAAAAGACTGATTGTCCTTTCCCGTGTCAGCCCTTGAGCCCTGCGCGGAAGGCAAGGAGGTCCTGCCAGGCCAGCCGCTTGCTGATCGGCGCCGTCACGAGATCCTGTGGATGGAGCGTCGCGAAGGCGGGGACCGTGCGGCCGGCAACCTCGATGTCGCGCCATTCCCCGCGCAACTGGTGGATCGTATCGTTGGAGCGCAGGAGGAAGCGCGCGGCGAAATTGCCGAGGATCAGCAGGTGATTCGGCTCGGCAAGCGCGATCTGCCGCTCGATGAAAGGCCGGCAGATATCGGCTTCGCGCTGCGACGGCGGCCGGTTGCCCGGCGGGCGCCACGGCACGACATTGGTCAGGAGCAGGTCGGCGCGGGCGAGCCCGATGCCGGCGAGCATGCGGTCGAGCATCGCGCCCTGCCGGCCGGAGAAGGGCTGGCCGTCGCGGTCATCCTCGGCATTCGGCATGGCGCCGATCACCATGACGGAGGGTTTCGCATTACCCTCAGCAAAGACGAGGCAGCGCGCGCTGGTCTTGAGGTTGCAGCCGTTGAAGCCTTCCATCGCCGTGCGCAGCTCGTCCAGCGAACGGGCGCTGGCGGCGGCGAATTCCGCCTCCGCCACGGCCTGGCTGTCCGGGATCGAGACATTCGGCATCGGGGCAGGGGTGGCGGGCCGCGCTTGCTCTTGCCGCGCGGGGGCCTGCCGGGCCGGTGCCTGAACCGCGGGTGCGGCCTCCTGTCGGGGCTGTGCGCCCCGCGCCGCGCGCATCGCCTCGAATTCGGCGATGCGGTCGACCGCCTCCTCCTCCAGCAGCCATTCCACGCCCGCATCCGCATAGAAATGCAGAAGCGAACGGAGCTGTTCGGGATGGAGGTCTCTGGCGGCGTTCATGCGGCGCACCTTAGCGAAGCGACGGACGGGAGGAAAGCGCCCGCGTCACGCCGCCCACTGCGCGACGTCCTCGCTTTCGCCGATGAGCGCAAGGCCGTGGGCGATGGAGAGGAGTTCGCCGCCCGTCTCGATCTTTCCGGCATCGAAGCGGCGGTTGAAGATGTTCCGCACGGCCGGCACGAAGGAGGTGCCGCCGGTGAGGAACACCTTGTCGACCTCCGCCGGTGCCGTATGGGTCTTTTCCAGCACCTCGTCGAGCGCGCCCTCGATGCGGGCGAGGTCCGGCGCGATCCAGCCTTCGAAATCGGCGCGCTTCACCACCTTGCGGCCGGCGGCGCCGAGCGGGGCGAAGTCGAATTCCGCTTCGTCGGAGGAAGAGAGCGCCATCTTGGTCGCGGAGATCGCCTGGTAGAGCGGATAGCCCTCGTCATGCTCGACGAGGTCGATGAAGAGCTCCAGCTTTTCCGGCTCCAGCGCCGAACGCACCAGCGACTTTAGGTCGGTGAATTCCCGCGTCGTCTTGAAGATCGAAAGCTGGTTCCAGCGCGCGAAATTGGCGTAGTAGCCGCTCGGCACCTCCAGCACCTTGTCGAAGCTCCTGAAATGCGTGCCCTTGCCGATTTCCGGCGCCACGAGATGGTCGATCATGCGCGCATCGAAATGGTCGCCCGCAATGCCGACGCCCGAATGGCCGATGGGCCGTGCCGCCAGCCGGCCCGCCTGCCGCTCGAAGCGGATCAACGAATAGTCCGTCGTGCCCCCGCCGAAATCGGCGACCAGCACCGTCGCGTCGCTCTTCAGCGTCTGCGCGAAATAATAGGCCGCCGCGACCGGCTCGAAGACATAGTGGATCTCCGGAAAGCCGAGCCGTGTCAGCGCGGCGTTGTAGCGCTCCAGCGCAAGGTCCGGGTCCGGGCTTGCGCCGGCGAACTGCACCGGCCGGCCGGCGATCACCCGCGAGACGTCCCCCGGCCATTCGTCGCCGGCATAGGCCTTGAGGCGACGCAGGAAGATTTCCATCAGGTCGTCGAAGGCGTGCCGGCGGGCGAAGATCAGCGTGCCCTGGAAGAGGGCGCTGGCCGCAAAGGTCTTGATCGATTGCAGGAAGCGGCAATCGCCGGGATTGTCGATGAACTGGCGGATCGCCGCCTGCCCGGCCTCGACCTTCAGCGCCTGCGCGCCGACGACCGGATCCTTCATGAAGGAAAGCGCCGTGCGCATCGTGTCGGTGACGCCGACGCTGCTTTCGAAGTGCATCGACTGCGTGTCGCTGCCGCCTGTCGCAAGCGCCAGAACCGTGTTGGTCGTGCCGAAATCGAGCCCGAGTGCCCGTGCCATCGCCGTGCCCCTTTGTCCGCTGGTATGGGTTGAACCGGAGCGAAGGGCTCCGCGCGCGAAAGGGCGCGTCAGGCGTGCCCCGCAATTTGAGAGCGCGCCAGATCGCACAGGCGGCGGCGGATGGCAAGGGCGGAGGCTGGCCTCAGACCGAATGCGCCGCCCCGCCGTCGCAGCGGACGAGGCTGCCGGTCACGTAGCTTGCCGGCGTGCTGCAGAGGAAGGCGGCGGTCGCGGCGAATTCCTCGACGGTGCCGTAGCGGCGGGCGGGGATCGCCTTTTCCGAGGCCGCGCGCACGTCCTCGACGCTCCTGCCGCTGCGCTCGGCGGCGGCGGCATCGAGGCTCTTCAGCCGGTCGGTCATGATGCTTCCCGGCAGCAGCATGTTGCTGGTGATGCCGTATTGCGCGACCTCGCCCGCCAGCGTCTTCGACCAGCCGGCCAGCGCCGGCCGCAGCGTGTTGGAGAGCGCAAGGCCGGGGATCGGCTCGATTACGCCGGAGGAGGCGACGGTGAGGATGCGGCCCCAGCCACGCTCCTTCATGCCCGGCAGCAGGCGGTTGGTGAGCGTGATGATGCGCAGCACCATGGAATTGAAATAGGCGGCGAGCTTCTCCTCGCTCATGTCCTCGGTCGAGCCCGGCGTTGGCCCGCCGGAATTGTTGACGAGGATATCGACGCCGCCGAGCTTTTCCGAAACCGCTTTGACCAGCGTCTCGACGAAGCTCTCGTCGCCCAGATCGGCCTGGACCCAGTCCGCCCGGCCGGGGCCTTCCGCGTTGATGGCCTTGCAATTGGCCTCCAGCACCTCGGTGCTGCGGCCGCACAGGAGCACATGCGCGCCCTCGCGGGCGAGCGCGACGGCAATACCCTTGCCGAGGCCGCGGGAGGAGGCGAGGACGAGGGCGCGTTTGCCCGCGATGGCGAGATCCATGGTGAGGTCCTTCCTTTCGGGTTCAATCGGCGCGGTAGGGCACCTTGCCGGGATTGAACAGGTTCTTCGGGTCGAGCGCGGCCTTGATCGCCTGCGCCAGAGCGCGGCGGGCCGGATTGCCATAGGTGAGATAGGCGCGGCGCTTCTCCGTGCCCACCCCATGCTCGGCGGAAAAGCTGCCGCCGGCTTCCGTGACGCCGGTATAGACGGCATCCTCGATGGCGTCCTTCACGGCCGGGGCCGCCGCGCCCTCGCCGATGACGGAAAGATGCAGGTTGCCGTCGGCGACATGGCCGTAGACATAGGCGTCGAAGCTCGGATGCACCGCCTTCAGCCGGGCGCCGAGGTCTGCGACATAGGCGTCCAGCGCGCCGGGCGGCAGCGATACGTCGTAGGAGGGCGCGGCGGGGTGCAGGCGATAGATGAAATCGCTTTCCTCCCGCAGCGCCCAGAAGCGCCGTGCCTGGTCGAGCGAGGCGGCGACGATGCCGCTGGTCAGCCCGTGCTGCTCCCAGAGTCCGGCAAGGCCCTCTTCCAGCGCGGTGCGGGCCTCCGCCTCGCTGGCGGCGGAAACCTCCATCAAGAGGACCGCGGCCGTGCCGTCCTCCAGCCAGTCGAGGTCGAAGCCGCGCTCTCCGGCGCTGTCGAGGAAATAGCGCCGCCACATCAGTTCGGCCCCTTCGAGCTGCAAGGCGGGCAGGGAACGGAAATGGGTGATCACGGCAAGCGCGGAGGCCGCGTCCCTGACGCCGACGAGCGCGGTGGCGCGCATCGGGTTGAAGCTTTCCAGCTTCAGCACCGCGCGGGTGACGAAGCCGTAGGCCCCTTCCGAGCCGATGAGCAACTGCTTGATGTCCGGCCCGGCGCTGACCTTGAGCACGCGCGTCAGGTCGCTGAAAAGGCTGCCATCCGGCATCACCGCCTCGATGCCGAGCACCTGATGGCGCATCACGCCGTTGCGGAAGGCGAGGATGCCGCCGGCATTGGTGGCGATCATGCCGCCGATGGTGGCGCTGCCGCGCGCGGCAAGGTCGATGCCGGGGGTGAGGCCGAACGCGGCGGTCGCTTCCTGCAGCGCCTGCAGCGTCACGCCCGCGCCGACCGTCACCGTGCGGGCGAGGGGATCGATGTCCTCGATACGGTCGAGCCGCGCCGTCGAGAGGATGAGGTCACCCGGCCGGCTGATGCCGCCGCCGACAAGCCCTGTGCGCCCGCCCTGCGGCACGATGAACACACCGTTCTCCGCGCACCAGCGCACGACCGCTGCCGCCGCCTCCGGCGTCGCCGGCATCGCCATCGCGCCGGCGCCGAAATTGTCCGGATGCTCGCCGGGATGCCGGCCGCCGAGCATGTCGGCTCCGATAAGGTGGAGGTCCCCGCCGAATTCGTTCAAGTCGCGCTGGAGGGATCGGATAATCTCGGACATGGCGCTTCCTCTCGGGCAGGCATTCGGGCTGGCCGAATGCGTAGTCCCGGGGACAAGCGGAATCAAGCGCGTAGCCCATCGGCAGGGCCGACAATAGATTGACGTTTACGTTAAAGTAAACAATACTTCGGGCCCATGTCATGAGGTCATGCGCAAATGCGGGGAAAGTCTGTCGCAGAACGGCTCGACAAGATTTACCGTATTTGTCATGACAGGCCGATACGAGGGACTTTCCGCGGCTTTTGAGGGGGCGCGGGTGGAGAGATGAATGAGCGAAGAAATGGAACTCCCCGAACGCGAATCGATGGAATTCGACGTGGTGATCGTCGGTGCGGGACCTGCCGGCCTTTCGGCGGCGATCCGGCTGAAGCAGGTCAATCCGGATCTGACGGTCGTCGTCCTGGAGAAGGGCTCGGAAGTCGGCGCGCATATCCTGTCGGGCGCGGTCGTCGATCCCATCGGCATCGACCGCCTGCTGCCCGGCTGGCGCGAGGATGAAAGCCATCCCTTCAAGACCGAGGTGACGGACGACCAATTCCTCTTCCTCGGCCCGGCCGGCTCCGTCCGCCTGCCGAACGCCTTCATGCCGCCGCTGATGAACAACCACGGCAACTACATCGTCTCGCTCGGCAATGTCTGTCGCTGGCTGGCGGCCAAGGCGGAAGAGCTTGGCGTCGAGATCTATCCGGGCTTCGCCGCGACCGAAGTGCTCTACAACGACGAAGGCGCGGTGATCGGCGTCGCCACCGGCGACATGGGCATCGAGCGCAATGGCGAACCGGGCCCGAACTATACCCGCGGCATGGCCCTTCTCGGCAAGTACACGCTGATCTCCGAAGGCGTGCGCGGTTCGCTCGCCAAGCAGCTCATCGCGAAGTTCGATCTCCAGAAGGACCGTGAGCCCCAGAAATTCGGCATTGGCCTCAAGGAGCTCTGGCAGGTCAAGCCGGAGAACCACAGGCCCGGCCTCGTGCAGCACTCCTTCGGCTGGCCGCTCGGCATGAAGACCGGCGGCGGCTCGTTCCTGTACCACCTCGAAGACAACATGGTCGCCGTTGGCTTCGTGGTGCACCTCAACTACAAGAACCCCTATCTCTTCCCCTTCGAGGAATTCCAGCGCTTCAAGACCCATCCGGCGATCCGGGGAACCTTCGAGGGTGGCAAGCGCCTCTCCTATGGCGCGCGCGCCATCACCGAGGGCGGCTACCAGTCGGTGCCGAAGCTGTCGTTCCCGGGCGGCGCGCTGATCGGCTGCTCGGCCGGTTTCGTCAACGTGCCGCGCATCAAGGGCAGCCACAATGCGGTGCTGTCCGGCATGCTGGCTGCGGAGAAGCTGGCGGATGCCATTGCCAACGGCCGCG
The Shinella zoogloeoides DNA segment above includes these coding regions:
- a CDS encoding electron transfer flavoprotein-ubiquinone oxidoreductase, with the protein product MSEEMELPERESMEFDVVIVGAGPAGLSAAIRLKQVNPDLTVVVLEKGSEVGAHILSGAVVDPIGIDRLLPGWREDESHPFKTEVTDDQFLFLGPAGSVRLPNAFMPPLMNNHGNYIVSLGNVCRWLAAKAEELGVEIYPGFAATEVLYNDEGAVIGVATGDMGIERNGEPGPNYTRGMALLGKYTLISEGVRGSLAKQLIAKFDLQKDREPQKFGIGLKELWQVKPENHRPGLVQHSFGWPLGMKTGGGSFLYHLEDNMVAVGFVVHLNYKNPYLFPFEEFQRFKTHPAIRGTFEGGKRLSYGARAITEGGYQSVPKLSFPGGALIGCSAGFVNVPRIKGSHNAVLSGMLAAEKLADAIANGRANDEPIEIEQGWRDSAIGSDLRKVRNVKPLWSKFGTAVGVALGGLDMWTNTLLGFSFFGTLKHGKTDAASLEPAAKHQRIDYPKPDGVLTFDRLSSVFLSNTNHEEDQPIHLQVKNPELQKTSELDVYAGPSTRYCPAGVYEWVEKDGKDVFVINAQNCVHCKTCDIKDPNQNINWVPPQGGEGPVYPNM
- a CDS encoding FAD-binding oxidoreductase, which codes for MSEIIRSLQRDLNEFGGDLHLIGADMLGGRHPGEHPDNFGAGAMAMPATPEAAAAVVRWCAENGVFIVPQGGRTGLVGGGISRPGDLILSTARLDRIEDIDPLARTVTVGAGVTLQALQEATAAFGLTPGIDLAARGSATIGGMIATNAGGILAFRNGVMRHQVLGIEAVMPDGSLFSDLTRVLKVSAGPDIKQLLIGSEGAYGFVTRAVLKLESFNPMRATALVGVRDAASALAVITHFRSLPALQLEGAELMWRRYFLDSAGERGFDLDWLEDGTAAVLLMEVSAASEAEARTALEEGLAGLWEQHGLTSGIVAASLDQARRFWALREESDFIYRLHPAAPSYDVSLPPGALDAYVADLGARLKAVHPSFDAYVYGHVADGNLHLSVIGEGAAAPAVKDAIEDAVYTGVTEAGGSFSAEHGVGTEKRRAYLTYGNPARRALAQAIKAALDPKNLFNPGKVPYRAD
- a CDS encoding SDR family oxidoreductase, giving the protein MDLAIAGKRALVLASSRGLGKGIAVALAREGAHVLLCGRSTEVLEANCKAINAEGPGRADWVQADLGDESFVETLVKAVSEKLGGVDILVNNSGGPTPGSTEDMSEEKLAAYFNSMVLRIITLTNRLLPGMKERGWGRILTVASSGVIEPIPGLALSNTLRPALAGWSKTLAGEVAQYGITSNMLLPGSIMTDRLKSLDAAAAERSGRSVEDVRAASEKAIPARRYGTVEEFAATAAFLCSTPASYVTGSLVRCDGGAAHSV
- a CDS encoding uracil-DNA glycosylase, coding for MNAARDLHPEQLRSLLHFYADAGVEWLLEEEAVDRIAEFEAMRAARGAQPRQEAAPAVQAPARQAPARQEQARPATPAPMPNVSIPDSQAVAEAEFAAASARSLDELRTAMEGFNGCNLKTSARCLVFAEGNAKPSVMVIGAMPNAEDDRDGQPFSGRQGAMLDRMLAGIGLARADLLLTNVVPWRPPGNRPPSQREADICRPFIERQIALAEPNHLLILGNFAARFLLRSNDTIHQLRGEWRDIEVAGRTVPAFATLHPQDLVTAPISKRLAWQDLLAFRAGLKG
- a CDS encoding Hsp70 family protein, with the protein product MARALGLDFGTTNTVLALATGGSDTQSMHFESSVGVTDTMRTALSFMKDPVVGAQALKVEAGQAAIRQFIDNPGDCRFLQSIKTFAASALFQGTLIFARRHAFDDLMEIFLRRLKAYAGDEWPGDVSRVIAGRPVQFAGASPDPDLALERYNAALTRLGFPEIHYVFEPVAAAYYFAQTLKSDATVLVADFGGGTTDYSLIRFERQAGRLAARPIGHSGVGIAGDHFDARMIDHLVAPEIGKGTHFRSFDKVLEVPSGYYANFARWNQLSIFKTTREFTDLKSLVRSALEPEKLELFIDLVEHDEGYPLYQAISATKMALSSSDEAEFDFAPLGAAGRKVVKRADFEGWIAPDLARIEGALDEVLEKTHTAPAEVDKVFLTGGTSFVPAVRNIFNRRFDAGKIETGGELLSIAHGLALIGESEDVAQWAA